A genomic region of Brevibacillus sp. JNUCC-41 contains the following coding sequences:
- a CDS encoding cysteine dioxygenase family protein has product MDHTNEYDFKNFVQDMTVMVERSQSDNECVVEAERLVGKLIQSQSWLPSEKRRPSEGGYSRHLLYCDPEDRFEVIVLVWKPGQKTTLHDHDDTWGAEGVVAGKVKVTNYIRLEELSGGNIVKLQHTDTIIVNEQNTGKLLPPADCHILEGVGNTPAITIHVYGKQLRKFRVFTPLDGEGLYLAKEKRVEYSPA; this is encoded by the coding sequence ATGGATCACACGAATGAATATGATTTCAAAAATTTTGTTCAAGATATGACGGTTATGGTGGAACGGAGTCAGAGCGATAACGAGTGTGTTGTGGAAGCAGAAAGGTTAGTTGGTAAATTAATTCAATCCCAATCATGGCTTCCTTCTGAGAAAAGAAGACCCAGTGAGGGAGGGTACTCGCGGCATCTGTTGTATTGTGACCCAGAGGATCGTTTCGAAGTGATCGTGCTAGTCTGGAAGCCCGGCCAGAAGACCACTCTTCATGATCACGATGATACATGGGGAGCAGAAGGAGTTGTCGCGGGTAAGGTTAAAGTGACTAATTATATACGATTAGAGGAATTATCTGGGGGCAATATTGTTAAGTTACAGCATACTGATACCATCATTGTAAACGAGCAGAATACAGGAAAGCTACTGCCTCCAGCAGACTGTCATATCTTGGAGGGGGTAGGTAATACACCAGCCATCACGATCCATGTTTATGGAAAGCAATTGAGAAAATTTCGGGTATTCACCCCTTTAGACGGAGAGGGGCTATATCTTGCAAAAGAAAAGCGGGTTGAATACTCCCCTGCTTAG
- a CDS encoding amino acid ABC transporter permease: protein MFADERMDQIFDIIVNSFFPMLKAGVAFTVPLTLVSFLLGLLLALLTALARISGIKLLDAVARFYVWVIRGTPLLVQLFIIFYGLPSIGITIGPLPAAIIGFTLSVGAYNSEIIRAAILSISKGQWEAAYSIGMSYPQALKRIILPQATRVSVPPLANSFISLVKDTSLAATITVTEMFRVAQQITATTYEPLVLYCLAGFIYLIFSTVLSNAQGQMEKRLDRYVTG, encoded by the coding sequence ATGTTTGCTGATGAAAGAATGGACCAAATTTTTGACATCATTGTAAATTCCTTTTTCCCGATGTTAAAAGCTGGGGTTGCGTTTACGGTTCCCTTGACATTAGTATCCTTTTTACTGGGACTCCTTCTTGCTTTACTTACGGCATTGGCTCGAATCTCGGGAATAAAACTCCTAGACGCTGTTGCAAGATTTTATGTATGGGTGATTAGGGGAACACCGCTGCTTGTTCAGTTGTTTATCATTTTCTATGGCCTTCCGAGTATAGGCATTACGATCGGCCCCCTTCCTGCTGCGATTATCGGTTTTACGCTTAGTGTTGGCGCCTACAACTCAGAGATTATTCGTGCGGCCATACTCTCCATTTCCAAAGGTCAATGGGAGGCGGCGTATTCTATTGGGATGAGCTATCCGCAGGCATTAAAAAGAATTATTCTCCCTCAGGCAACAAGGGTATCTGTCCCGCCTTTGGCAAACAGTTTTATTAGCTTGGTAAAGGATACATCATTGGCTGCTACCATTACGGTGACTGAGATGTTTAGAGTTGCTCAGCAAATTACCGCAACAACCTATGAACCGTTGGTACTCTATTGTCTAGCAGGATTTATTTATTTGATTTTCAGTACCGTTCTTTCGAATGCTCAAGGACAGATGGAAAAACGGCTCGATCGTTACGTGACGGGCTAA
- a CDS encoding YjcZ family sporulation protein: MSGSRRDGCCDGFDGGCGFSGGFAFLVVLFILLIIVGASFCGGFGGGYGGYAPAYGYGACC, translated from the coding sequence ATGTCAGGTAGTCGTAGAGATGGCTGTTGTGATGGATTTGACGGAGGCTGTGGATTTAGTGGTGGATTTGCCTTTTTAGTTGTATTGTTTATCCTCTTAATTATTGTTGGAGCTAGTTTCTGCGGTGGTTTTGGTGGCGGTTATGGTGGATATGCCCCAGCCTATGGATATGGTGCATGCTGCTAA
- a CDS encoding DUF2642 domain-containing protein, producing the protein MNKILQNLRGKTIKIEISGKKFFFGTLVDTGIDVVVIFNGQDFVYLPIIHIQNCKVNTTENEEISPPEDSPGIEAEEELSLRKTLLSAKGMFTEIYVTGNQPLHGYITRVMNNYFEFYSPVYKTMYIPLIHLKWIIPYTDNQTPYGLSNKDLPVHPSKLSMARTFDVQMEKLIGSLIIFNIGENSNLIGQINKLEDNFVELITAREEPVYLNLHHIKTVHLP; encoded by the coding sequence ATGAATAAAATATTACAAAATCTCAGAGGCAAAACAATTAAAATCGAAATTTCCGGAAAAAAATTTTTTTTCGGTACACTGGTTGATACTGGTATTGATGTAGTGGTTATCTTTAATGGACAGGATTTTGTGTATCTTCCAATAATTCATATTCAAAATTGCAAAGTAAATACTACGGAAAACGAGGAGATTTCCCCTCCTGAAGACTCACCTGGAATTGAAGCGGAGGAAGAATTATCACTACGAAAAACTCTTTTATCCGCGAAAGGGATGTTCACGGAAATATACGTAACTGGTAACCAGCCTTTACATGGTTATATAACAAGGGTGATGAATAATTACTTTGAATTCTATTCACCAGTTTACAAGACTATGTATATACCTTTAATTCATTTAAAGTGGATTATCCCATACACAGACAACCAAACTCCTTATGGTTTAAGTAACAAGGATCTTCCTGTACATCCATCAAAACTTTCAATGGCAAGAACCTTTGACGTACAAATGGAAAAACTGATCGGTAGCTTAATTATTTTTAATATAGGAGAAAACTCCAATTTAATTGGACAAATTAATAAGTTAGAAGATAATTTTGTTGAACTTATTACGGCAAGGGAGGAACCTGTATATTTAAATCTTCACCATATTAAAACAGTTCACCTACCGTGA
- a CDS encoding amino acid ABC transporter substrate-binding protein, giving the protein MKKSFIIITFSILIALVLSACGKAENQAASQRGKQADEGRDILEQIKSSGTIKIGTEGTFAPFSYHDSSGKLTGFDIEIAEEVAKRLGVKPEFIETQWDGMFAGLDSKRFDIIANNVGITPDRQKKYDFSVPYIMSKPFLIVHKDNNTIKSFEDLKGIKSAQTLTSNYKDIAASYGAEIVGVEGFNQSIDLLLSKRADAVVNDGLSYLDFKKQKPDAPVKSVAELDDPAKMGVMMRKGNKELEEAVNKALSDMMKDGKYLSISKKYFGKDVSK; this is encoded by the coding sequence ATGAAAAAGAGTTTCATCATCATCACTTTTTCGATACTCATAGCACTTGTATTATCTGCATGCGGAAAGGCCGAAAATCAGGCAGCAAGTCAACGAGGCAAACAGGCAGATGAGGGCAGGGATATACTAGAGCAAATTAAATCGAGTGGGACCATTAAAATTGGAACAGAAGGAACCTTTGCACCTTTTAGCTACCATGATTCTTCAGGGAAGTTAACCGGTTTTGATATTGAAATCGCGGAGGAAGTAGCAAAAAGACTTGGTGTGAAACCAGAATTCATTGAAACCCAATGGGACGGTATGTTCGCAGGACTCGATTCAAAGCGGTTCGATATTATTGCTAATAATGTAGGAATTACTCCTGACCGCCAGAAAAAATACGATTTTTCAGTGCCGTATATTATGTCAAAACCTTTCTTAATTGTTCACAAGGACAATAATACGATTAAATCATTTGAAGATTTGAAAGGAATAAAATCAGCTCAGACATTAACTAGTAACTATAAAGATATAGCAGCATCTTATGGTGCTGAGATTGTTGGAGTAGAAGGTTTTAATCAATCCATTGATTTATTACTTTCAAAACGTGCGGATGCGGTTGTAAATGACGGACTATCCTACCTAGATTTCAAAAAGCAAAAACCTGATGCACCGGTTAAATCTGTCGCAGAACTTGATGATCCGGCAAAAATGGGGGTCATGATGAGAAAAGGGAATAAAGAATTGGAAGAGGCCGTAAATAAAGCGCTTTCCGATATGATGAAGGATGGTAAATATTTAAGTATTTCAAAAAAATATTTTGGAAAAGATGTTTCAAAATAG
- a CDS encoding peptidoglycan-binding domain-containing protein, translating to MSRLKKVLKAILLIMQAALYLEGFNPGSLDSIFGKGTESTLSKFQKAKKVTADKKAGKATFQ from the coding sequence TTGTCACGATTAAAAAAGGTGCTAAAGGCAATCTTACTGATCATGCAGGCCGCACTTTATTTGGAAGGATTTAACCCTGGATCACTTGATTCTATCTTCGGAAAAGGTACTGAATCAACATTATCTAAATTCCAGAAAGCTAAAAAGGTAACTGCAGATAAAAAAGCAGGTAAAGCAACTTTCCAATAG
- a CDS encoding FUSC family protein, translating into MKTNKHENPNKNFSILIWKIAIGSTLSWELSKLLGSDHPYLAPLSVILCLQSTIDKTVQQSIQRVIGTMIGISVTVLIARHMSINGWNLGLLILLGCYITQWLKFNKTVIYQVALTILFVFVLEHQTKHYAIDRMTDTLVGVIIAVLIQLVWFRLFLKRKQQAQ; encoded by the coding sequence ATGAAAACAAATAAACATGAAAATCCAAATAAGAACTTTTCGATTCTAATATGGAAAATAGCAATAGGTTCTACTCTGTCCTGGGAATTATCAAAACTATTGGGTTCCGACCACCCTTACTTAGCTCCACTTTCGGTCATTCTATGCCTTCAATCAACAATTGACAAAACGGTCCAACAATCCATACAACGTGTAATTGGTACCATGATTGGTATTTCCGTTACTGTACTCATTGCAAGACATATGAGTATAAATGGATGGAATTTAGGACTATTAATTCTTTTAGGATGTTATATCACACAATGGTTAAAATTTAACAAAACAGTAATTTATCAAGTCGCACTAACGATATTATTTGTCTTTGTACTTGAACACCAAACGAAACATTATGCGATAGATAGAATGACAGATACTCTAGTCGGTGTAATTATTGCAGTTTTGATACAGTTAGTTTGGTTTCGTCTGTTTTTGAAGAGAAAGCAACAAGCTCAGTAG
- a CDS encoding arsenic transporter, with protein MLSSQIVLMSIIFTLTIILMLWRPFGINETIPTTIGALTVLVAGIVPWMDVLNIFDIIRGASLTILSTIMMSIVLESIGFFRWIALNIIIRSKGSGVRLFVYTNLLCFFMTMFFNNDGSILITTPIIIHIVTLLKIKPHQKIPYLISGALIATAASAPIAVSNISNLIALKIVGLSLNSYINMMFVPSMIGILTIGLLLYLYFKKDLPRKIPSVPVKWDKTFSRYVQTHPLDVKQHSEDNDWKLFKMSFAIVILTRASFFALTPFGVPLELIGMVGAFLLILLRWYKTKTGLGDIVKKTPWHVLLFAFNMYVLVYGLKNVGLNEYIVSNLKPLIMDSPFNATMIMGILLTILSNLFNNLPAVMIGTLSITEMGLDPHLVQIAYLANVIGSDIGALLTPVGTLATLIWMYILKKHSINISWGKYLRVTFLIIPIGLIVSLISLYFWTNWLLM; from the coding sequence ATGCTTAGTTCACAAATTGTCTTGATGTCAATAATTTTTACTTTAACAATTATTCTCATGTTATGGAGACCATTTGGGATTAATGAAACGATACCTACTACAATAGGTGCCTTGACTGTATTAGTTGCAGGCATTGTTCCTTGGATGGATGTTTTAAATATTTTTGATATTATCAGGGGCGCTTCTTTAACCATATTATCCACCATAATGATGTCTATTGTACTTGAGAGCATTGGTTTTTTTAGGTGGATTGCTTTAAATATCATCATCCGGTCTAAGGGTTCAGGGGTTAGATTATTCGTTTATACTAATCTCCTATGTTTTTTCATGACAATGTTTTTCAATAACGATGGAAGTATCCTTATCACAACACCTATCATTATTCACATTGTAACGTTACTAAAGATTAAACCTCACCAAAAAATCCCCTATCTAATATCAGGAGCTCTAATTGCAACCGCAGCGAGTGCCCCAATAGCAGTAAGCAATATTTCCAATTTGATTGCACTAAAAATTGTAGGATTGAGCCTAAATAGTTATATCAATATGATGTTTGTTCCTTCAATGATAGGGATTTTAACAATAGGGTTATTACTTTATCTATATTTTAAGAAGGACCTTCCAAGGAAAATTCCCAGTGTACCTGTAAAATGGGATAAAACCTTTTCACGCTATGTGCAAACTCATCCACTCGATGTTAAACAACATTCCGAAGATAATGATTGGAAGTTGTTTAAAATGAGTTTTGCAATCGTCATTTTAACTCGGGCGAGCTTCTTCGCACTTACACCATTTGGGGTTCCCTTGGAATTGATCGGTATGGTGGGAGCGTTCCTTTTGATATTACTTAGATGGTATAAAACCAAAACTGGTCTTGGCGATATTGTAAAGAAAACACCTTGGCATGTTCTTTTATTTGCTTTCAATATGTACGTGCTGGTATATGGGTTGAAGAATGTTGGCTTGAATGAATATATAGTCAGCAATTTAAAACCCTTAATTATGGACAGCCCATTCAACGCAACCATGATCATGGGCATATTATTAACTATCCTATCCAATTTATTTAATAATCTTCCTGCAGTTATGATAGGGACTTTGTCGATAACAGAGATGGGATTGGATCCTCACCTTGTACAAATTGCTTATCTTGCTAACGTGATTGGAAGCGATATAGGTGCTTTGTTAACGCCTGTTGGTACGCTGGCCACATTAATTTGGATGTATATATTGAAGAAACACTCCATCAATATCTCCTGGGGAAAGTATCTTAGAGTTACCTTTTTAATAATTCCTATAGGGTTAATCGTAAGTTTAATCTCGCTGTATTTTTGGACCAATTGGTTATTAATGTAG
- a CDS encoding DUF1259 domain-containing protein encodes MSKDLCKKLAKILKGEAQQKNNVCMVTRERRDLKPTILGQSTQSEMVISLEFSFEPISKKSKTLNLAELVFLQEEVNPFLKAIKMSDHIKVSAVHNHWLFEKPRLIYMHLESIQSPLEFAKEVAEALKKAGIK; translated from the coding sequence ATGTCTAAAGATTTGTGTAAGAAACTCGCAAAAATCCTTAAAGGCGAAGCGCAGCAAAAAAATAATGTATGTATGGTAACAAGGGAGAGACGTGATCTAAAACCAACAATCCTTGGTCAATCTACTCAATCAGAGATGGTAATTTCTCTTGAGTTTAGTTTTGAACCAATTTCAAAGAAAAGTAAAACATTAAATTTAGCTGAACTTGTTTTTTTACAGGAAGAAGTGAATCCTTTTTTAAAAGCTATTAAAATGAGTGATCATATAAAAGTTTCGGCAGTACACAACCACTGGTTATTTGAAAAACCACGACTCATTTATATGCACCTTGAATCAATTCAAAGTCCGTTGGAGTTTGCAAAAGAGGTTGCGGAGGCGCTAAAAAAAGCTGGTATAAAATAA
- a CDS encoding collagen-like triple helix repeat-containing protein, with the protein MSHNNFCCPFCLNRNCCCPPGPQGPQGPQGVPGIPGPRGLRGPQGIPGPPGPQGIPGPPGSQGIPGPPGSQGIPGPPGSQGIPGPPGSQGIPGPPGPQGIPGPPGPGCIEPPPTATQIVYVNKAGNDATADGSECDPFLTVTAAMASILDASPTKRYAISIGPGNYTEPLIHLKANVQLIGTSTLLTRLSIPFDINDPSWFETGFQNDNRSGFVDLTLLSAPLDFNFVTASSFSGKLFFVSVNLTPSPTFTALTTSVNQVNIRDSLLSSGYTQNGINMVMFASFVSSGNIIINSQATTDTQVNLVGGGINGNIIINVQSGHIPIDPLNLTSFAITENIFNPFPNSGRLIVNGVNNVSTRVRATVDSIPIRSRVTLVGTGTTLIRVDDAFGLAYTPANPGDWVAPSPTTVQEALDRIAASIGPVP; encoded by the coding sequence ATGTCACATAATAATTTTTGTTGTCCTTTCTGTTTAAATAGGAACTGTTGTTGTCCCCCTGGCCCTCAAGGCCCTCAAGGCCCTCAAGGAGTTCCTGGAATTCCAGGGCCCCGAGGACTACGAGGACCCCAAGGAATCCCAGGCCCTCCAGGACCCCAAGGAATCCCAGGTCCACCAGGATCCCAAGGAATCCCAGGCCCACCAGGATCCCAAGGAATCCCAGGTCCACCAGGATCCCAAGGAATCCCAGGCCCACCAGGATCCCAAGGAATCCCAGGCCCACCGGGACCCCAAGGAATCCCAGGCCCACCAGGACCCGGCTGTATAGAACCTCCACCCACAGCCACTCAAATCGTTTATGTAAATAAAGCTGGTAATGATGCGACTGCTGACGGTAGTGAATGTGATCCATTCTTGACCGTCACTGCGGCCATGGCATCTATCCTAGATGCATCACCAACTAAACGGTATGCTATCTCTATTGGACCAGGTAACTACACAGAGCCATTAATTCATTTAAAAGCAAATGTTCAATTGATTGGAACCAGTACTTTATTAACCAGGTTATCGATACCTTTCGATATTAATGATCCATCATGGTTTGAAACTGGATTTCAAAATGATAATCGATCTGGATTTGTGGATTTAACTTTGTTATCTGCACCCCTTGACTTTAACTTTGTGACAGCTAGCAGTTTTAGTGGTAAGTTATTCTTTGTCAGTGTTAATTTAACTCCTTCTCCAACATTCACTGCTTTAACTACTTCTGTTAATCAAGTCAATATTCGTGACTCGTTGCTATCTTCTGGTTACACTCAAAATGGAATTAACATGGTGATGTTTGCTTCATTTGTTTCTAGTGGAAATATAATCATTAATTCACAAGCAACTACGGATACCCAAGTTAATTTAGTGGGTGGAGGAATAAATGGAAATATTATCATTAATGTTCAATCTGGTCATATTCCAATCGATCCTTTGAATTTAACCAGTTTTGCTATAACGGAAAATATTTTCAATCCTTTCCCTAATTCAGGAAGGTTAATTGTTAATGGGGTTAATAATGTAAGTACAAGAGTCAGAGCGACAGTAGATTCGATACCTATTCGGTCTCGAGTAACTCTTGTAGGAACGGGTACAACATTAATTAGAGTTGATGATGCTTTTGGACTAGCGTATACACCTGCTAATCCAGGGGATTGGGTAGCTCCTTCTCCGACAACAGTACAAGAAGCATTAGATAGAATAGCGGCCAGTATTGGCCCCGTGCCATAA
- the trxB gene encoding thioredoxin-disulfide reductase has product MYKAVILGTGPAGLTAAIYLARANISPLVIEGPEPGGQLTLTTDVENFPGFPEGIMGRELMQNMRKQAEFFGAKFKRGWVKKVDFSNNPFTLTVEGIGELKTQSLIISTGASAKLLEIPGERENIGRGVSTCATCDGFFFRGKKIIVVGGGDSAMEEANFLTRFASKVRVVHRRKELRASQIMQDRAKKNPKITWSLNSIPEEVIAGDRHVTGLKVKNSETGKEEVLETDGVFIAIGHKPNTAFLDNQIKTDEMGYIMVNPGTTETNIPGVFACGDVQDHKYRQAITAAGSGCMAALDCEKYLDASELYSGNSIYQ; this is encoded by the coding sequence ATGTATAAAGCCGTTATTCTAGGAACTGGACCTGCTGGGTTAACCGCAGCAATCTATTTAGCACGTGCTAACATAAGTCCTTTGGTCATTGAAGGGCCTGAACCAGGGGGGCAATTGACATTGACAACAGATGTCGAGAATTTTCCTGGTTTTCCTGAAGGGATTATGGGACGAGAGTTGATGCAGAACATGCGAAAGCAAGCTGAGTTTTTTGGAGCAAAGTTTAAAAGAGGCTGGGTTAAAAAAGTCGACTTTTCCAATAACCCTTTTACCTTAACGGTGGAAGGAATAGGGGAGCTTAAAACGCAATCTTTAATCATTTCAACGGGAGCTTCAGCGAAACTTTTGGAGATTCCAGGGGAAAGAGAAAATATTGGTCGTGGGGTAAGCACCTGTGCGACATGCGATGGATTTTTCTTTAGAGGAAAGAAAATTATCGTTGTCGGGGGCGGAGATTCTGCTATGGAAGAGGCAAATTTTTTAACGAGGTTTGCTTCGAAGGTTCGGGTTGTCCACCGCAGAAAGGAGCTTCGCGCTTCCCAAATTATGCAAGACCGTGCCAAAAAGAATCCAAAAATTACGTGGAGCTTAAATTCCATTCCTGAAGAAGTGATCGCAGGGGATCGACACGTTACTGGCTTGAAAGTGAAAAACAGCGAAACAGGAAAAGAGGAAGTTCTGGAAACTGATGGTGTTTTCATTGCCATTGGGCACAAACCGAACACAGCATTTTTAGATAATCAAATCAAAACGGACGAAATGGGATATATCATGGTGAATCCTGGTACAACCGAAACGAATATCCCGGGTGTATTTGCATGCGGGGATGTTCAAGATCATAAATACCGCCAAGCCATTACGGCTGCGGGAAGTGGTTGTATGGCTGCTCTGGATTGCGAAAAATATCTTGATGCAAGTGAATTATATAG
- a CDS encoding phage tail protein codes for MGLIQVFSGLFTGDFSKMWIGIKNIFSGSIQFIWNFMQRMFWDKMLKGIISEINGKCIQGHVGQYKKCFLYSHEVDRGFCKESIYCDEKYSEYDYYHFKKTHLYYLEWVS; via the coding sequence ATGGGTTTAATACAAGTTTTTTCCGGATTGTTTACCGGTGATTTCTCAAAAATGTGGATAGGAATCAAGAATATCTTTTCAGGTTCCATTCAGTTTATTTGGAATTTCATGCAGCGAATGTTCTGGGATAAGATGCTTAAAGGAATCATTAGCGAAATTAATGGTAAATGCATTCAAGGGCATGTGGGGCAGTATAAAAAATGTTTTCTCTACAGTCATGAAGTGGATCGTGGATTTTGTAAAGAATCGATTTACTGCGATGAAAAATACAGTGAATACGATTACTACCACTTTAAAAAAACTCATCTCTACTATTTGGAATGGGTATCTTAG
- a CDS encoding trans-sulfuration enzyme family protein, with protein sequence MNYSSKLVKVNKDPGHGSHISPVYMTSTFVFDNAEVGAQRFAGEDTGFMYSRLGNPNVRELEEKVAALEFGEGCLAFSSGMAAITGCLLGVLQAGDHVVAHTALYGATHAFLSKTVKKFGIDVTFIPFKTGEELEPHITDRTKVVYFETPSNPTLSLVDMKSVAAITKQKGILTIVDNTFLSPYLQNPILCGIDIVVHSATKYLSGHGYLIGGLVISSKEIIDTMRKEVQKTMGANLAPMDAWLLFQGIRTLHIRMDRSQENAQILAERLEKHKAIEKVYFPGLASFEDKNIMEKQMKGPGAMISFVLKGGYETGVKVMNSVKLSTLAVSLGDVGTLIQHPASMTHAIIPKEEREKAGLYDGLVRFSVGIEDVEDIWKDLEMALE encoded by the coding sequence ATGAACTATTCATCAAAGCTAGTAAAAGTAAATAAAGATCCAGGACATGGCTCACACATCTCCCCTGTTTATATGACTTCAACATTTGTTTTTGATAATGCAGAAGTAGGAGCACAACGCTTCGCAGGAGAAGATACAGGATTTATGTATTCACGCCTGGGAAATCCAAATGTAAGAGAACTGGAAGAGAAGGTAGCGGCATTGGAATTTGGTGAAGGTTGTTTAGCTTTCTCATCTGGAATGGCTGCCATAACTGGCTGCCTTTTGGGTGTTTTGCAGGCAGGAGATCACGTTGTTGCACACACAGCGTTGTATGGGGCGACGCACGCATTTCTATCCAAAACGGTAAAGAAATTTGGAATTGATGTAACCTTTATACCGTTTAAGACAGGGGAAGAGCTTGAACCACACATTACAGATAGAACGAAAGTGGTCTACTTCGAAACTCCGTCTAATCCCACGCTTTCCTTAGTGGATATGAAGAGTGTAGCGGCGATTACAAAGCAAAAGGGTATCTTAACTATTGTTGATAATACGTTTTTGTCCCCATATTTACAAAATCCTATTCTATGCGGCATTGATATTGTTGTTCACAGTGCAACGAAATATTTGTCGGGTCATGGATATCTAATTGGCGGACTAGTGATTTCCAGCAAGGAAATTATTGATACGATGAGAAAAGAAGTGCAGAAGACTATGGGAGCAAATTTGGCCCCTATGGATGCCTGGCTTCTCTTTCAAGGAATACGTACATTGCACATTCGCATGGACCGTTCACAAGAAAATGCACAAATTTTGGCTGAACGCTTGGAAAAACATAAGGCTATAGAGAAGGTTTATTTTCCAGGGCTAGCAAGTTTTGAAGATAAAAATATCATGGAGAAACAAATGAAAGGTCCTGGAGCAATGATTTCTTTTGTCTTGAAGGGGGGATACGAAACAGGTGTTAAAGTTATGAATTCTGTAAAACTGAGTACTTTAGCAGTTTCCCTAGGAGATGTAGGTACATTAATTCAACATCCAGCTTCGATGACACATGCGATAATCCCTAAAGAAGAAAGAGAAAAAGCAGGTCTTTATGATGGACTCGTTCGTTTTTCGGTTGGAATTGAAGATGTAGAAGATATATGGAAGGATCTCGAGATGGCATTAGAATAA
- a CDS encoding YolD-like family protein, producing the protein MLDEYQVEEFENNIHYAMEYHLPIRFRLHNEGNPQELQIVCTYILSRKSYEFRRKIVPLSIFSLMRLLM; encoded by the coding sequence ATCCTTGATGAATACCAGGTTGAAGAGTTTGAAAACAACATTCATTATGCGATGGAATATCATTTACCGATAAGATTTAGATTACATAACGAGGGAAATCCACAAGAATTACAAATTGTGTGTACATACATCCTGTCACGAAAGAGCTACGAATTCAGAAGAAAGATCGTTCCTTTGAGTATATTCAGTTTAATGAGATTATTGATGTGA
- a CDS encoding amino acid ABC transporter ATP-binding protein, which produces MIEIKNLHKQFGQTEVLKGIDLKIEEGHTVCIIGPSGSGKTTLLRCLNLLETPTKGTIKLGKFSLDFQDKKPVPKDKVIKFRQQTGMVFQGYNLFPHMTALENVMEGLVYVRKQDKEASRTKALQLLKKVGLSERANHYPSQLSGGQQQRVGIARAMAMEPEVLLFDEPTSALDPELVGEVLKVMKELAKEGMTMVVVTHEMNFAREAADKVVFIDKGVIVEEGTPQQIFENTGHERTLQFLNRLCS; this is translated from the coding sequence ATGATTGAAATAAAGAACCTGCATAAACAATTTGGACAAACAGAGGTTTTAAAGGGAATCGATCTAAAAATTGAGGAAGGCCATACAGTTTGTATTATTGGGCCATCGGGTTCAGGGAAAACAACCTTGTTACGCTGCCTGAATTTATTGGAAACGCCTACAAAAGGGACCATCAAACTTGGAAAGTTTTCTTTGGATTTTCAGGATAAAAAACCAGTTCCAAAAGATAAGGTGATTAAGTTCCGTCAACAAACGGGTATGGTTTTCCAAGGTTACAATTTGTTCCCTCATATGACTGCGCTTGAAAATGTTATGGAAGGTCTTGTTTATGTTCGTAAACAAGACAAGGAAGCCTCTCGTACGAAGGCTCTTCAATTGCTGAAAAAGGTAGGATTATCGGAACGGGCGAACCACTATCCATCCCAGCTATCCGGTGGACAACAACAACGTGTAGGAATTGCACGGGCGATGGCTATGGAACCTGAAGTTCTGCTTTTTGATGAACCTACTTCCGCGTTAGATCCTGAGTTAGTTGGTGAGGTTCTTAAGGTCATGAAAGAACTTGCTAAAGAAGGAATGACCATGGTTGTAGTGACACATGAAATGAATTTTGCGCGTGAAGCAGCGGATAAAGTTGTATTTATTGATAAAGGTGTAATCGTTGAAGAAGGAACACCTCAACAAATTTTTGAAAATACAGGGCATGAACGGACATTACAATTTTTAAATAGACTTTGTTCATAG